In Streptomyces sclerotialus, one genomic interval encodes:
- a CDS encoding Dabb family protein — MIHHCIRFTLKPGTTPEQLEDALASLRNQGEVIPSVRSFLVGRDHGGAYEWGATFQMDDLEGYWEYLIHPAHRRTDEIGLPLVDKFVSFDITDDPDPRTGTKIAELHQRRYDADPGLTELVSNLNQYEGSAAPGPHAA, encoded by the coding sequence TTGAAGCCCGGCACCACGCCCGAGCAGCTCGAAGACGCCCTCGCCAGCCTGCGCAACCAGGGCGAGGTCATCCCCTCCGTACGGTCCTTCCTCGTCGGCCGCGACCACGGCGGTGCGTACGAGTGGGGCGCCACCTTCCAGATGGACGACCTCGAGGGCTACTGGGAATACCTCATCCACCCCGCCCACCGCCGCACCGACGAGATCGGACTGCCGCTGGTCGACAAGTTCGTGTCGTTCGACATCACCGACGACCCGGACCCCAGGACCGGCACGAAGATCGCCGAACTGCACCAGCGCCGCTACGACGCCGACCCCGGCCTCACCGAACTCGTCTCCAACCTCAACCAGTACGAAGGCAGCGCCGCCCCCGGCCCCCACGCCGCCTGA